The following are encoded in a window of Cyprinus carpio isolate SPL01 chromosome A13, ASM1834038v1, whole genome shotgun sequence genomic DNA:
- the LOC109102347 gene encoding cytochrome c oxidase assembly factor 8-like, which produces MNVKTGSYLIFRSLCCRGHRQSASRPPKHVPRAERTGFSPAAASKCDWIGPPDRLSNLRPIIYHIPENETPLERTLRHLRQDTEDWSHEFWTNQNFTFSKEKEEHVRSQLSSKGLSERDDDGRKRTLSSEEMAVFYKHFLDKNMTRHASYNREWYGRNFTITLLMARVALHNTWRTLTGQTRGTGREKGKST; this is translated from the exons ATGAATGTAAAAACAggcagttatttaatatttaggtcCCTGTGCTGTCGAGGTCATCGTCAAAGCGCAAGCCGACCACCGAAACACGTCCCGCGAGCAGAG AGGACCGGATTCAGTCCAGCAGCAGCATCAAAATGTGACTGGATCGGTCCTCCAGACAGACTGTCAAACCTGAGGCCCATCATATACCACATCCCAGAGAATGAGACGCCACTGGAAAGGACGTTGAGGCACCTGAGacaggacactgaagactggagccaCGAGTTCTGGACTAACCAGAACTTCACATTTAGCAAG GAAAAGGAAGAACATGTGAGATCACAGCTGTCCTCAAAAGGGTTGTCAGAGAGAGATGATGATG GAAGGAAAAGGACTTTAAGCAGTGAGGAAATGGCAGTATTCTACAAACACTTCTTGGACAAAAACATGACAAGGCATGCCAGTTATAACAG GGAATGGTATGGAAGGAATTTCACCATTACACTTCTGATGGCGAGAGTAGCTCTACATAACACCTGGAGGACTCTGACTGGACAGACGAGGGGAACTGGACGAGAGAAAGGCAAATCTACATGA